A window of Candidatus Neptunochlamydia vexilliferae genomic DNA:
GGGATCCTAAAGAGCTATTGAAGGGGAAGGTGCAAGCCTTTCTGCAAGATTTTGAGGGTTCGGAAGATAGCGAAGAGGCGGTGAAAACCCTCCTCTCTATGTGCGGGATGAGCTCCTCAATGGAGCCCATGAAGTAGGGGGAGCTGTGCACATAGGGGTGAAGACCTTAATGAATGTGTGTGAGGATTATGCTGGTGGCAGGAGCCTTCTCGATAGGGTCTGCCAAGAGGCGAAAGAAATCCGTATTCAACTCGACTTATAACTTAAAAAGTATTAATGTGGTCTTATGTTTTTTGTGAATAATGTCTATGGAGGGCGAGAGCCCTACCGCGTCCAACCCATTGAAAGGGATCGTTCTAAGGATGACCGTCCCCGCCAGCAGTTTCAAGATGAGGATGAGGAAGAGACCCGGGAAAACTTTCTGAAGGCGAGCAAAAAGCTCTATAAGAAAAAATCGGTCGTGACAATTGCTGAAATCATGAGCAAGAAGCTGGTCGAGCTTGAAGAGGGGCTGTCTCTTAAAGAGGCGTGGGAGCGGATCAAAGGTCATAAAATCAAACACTTTCCCTTGGTCAACTCAGAAGGAAAACTTTTAGGGATGCTCACAGAAGGGGAAATCCTTCGGGAGCTCCAAGAGGGGGGAAAGAAAACCTTAAAAGAGCTCGTCTCTGAGCACACCCTGTGTGCCGATCCAGAAACAGAAGTTTCCGAGGCGATTCAAGTTTTCACTGATCATAGTATTGAGGCGGTTCCCGTTGTCGATGCCAAAGAAAAAGTTGTCGGGATCCTGACCCAGAACGAACTTCTCCAGACAATGATTAAAATGACCCATATTTTCCCTAAATAATCGCTAAATGTGATATAAGTCGGGGATGGACCAAAAAACTTCCTTTACTCGTTTTCTTCCCTTTCTCATTTTAATCAGTTTTGTCTCGTTTTTAAATATTTTGGCACGAGTGATTTTCCCTGCCCTTTCCCCCTACATTTGTGAGGAGATGAACCTTTGCCATGGAGACACGGGAAATCTCTTCTTTGTCCTGTCGGTTGGCTTTGCAATTACCCTTTTTGGTTCGCAGTTTCTCTCGTCAAAAATTTCCCATAAGATGACAGTCATTTTTTCGATCTTGTCGACCGGGTTTGCCCTCGTTTTGACCTCTTATGCAGAGAGTTTTCAGTTCTTCCGTTTTTGCCTTTTTTTAGTGGGGCTTTGCTCAGGTTTTTTTATCCCTTCGGCAGTGGCAATGATCCGAAACGCTACCCCCGAAGGTCACTTGGGAAAAGCTTTTGGAATCTTTGCAACGGCTCAAAGTGTGGCCTTTATTTTTGGTCCCGTCATCGTTCAAAATACAATTGGTCTTTTTACCTGGCAGCAGATCCTGAATGGAAGTGGCCTCATTTCAAGTCTCATTAGTATTGTCCTTTTCTTCCTCATTAGGCAGGGAAATGAAAGGGGAGAGCCGATCACCTTAAACTTTGCGAAAAATGTCTTTTCCTGGCCTTCATTTTGGATCCTAATCGTTCTTCTTTGCGTTGCCAACGGACTCAATATCGGGATTTACAATATGGCCCCCGACTACTTCCAGCGGCATGGCCTTATCGATAAAGGTGCGGTCTATAAGCTCATTATCATTGCCCGCATTTTAAGCTTTGGAACAGCGATTGCTGCAGGGATCCTTGCCGATCGGTTTGGCCTTAAGCGGTCAATGGTCCTTGCCTTTGTCTTTTGCGGGATCCTCACCTCGATGATGGGAACGATGACCCCTTCGGGCTCCCTTCTTCTCTTTACCCTCCAATCTCCCATGGCTGCTTGCCTGATGCCCTTAATCCATTTTGCGGTGGCAACCATTGTTCCTCCGGAGAAAAATGCTGCGATCGTTTCGATCAGCGCCCCCTTTGGGTTCTTAATGGGAGCGGGGGTTCTCCCTCAACTCCTCGGCTTTTTGGGTGACTTTAACCTCTACGAACAAGGGTTTGTCCTCTTTGGCTTTACCGCTCTCCTATCGGGGGTTCTTTTCAACACTAATGCTGTCTACAAACATGTCGCCTTCAGCCAAGCAAAAAGCGCAGAGAGCGCACCTGGATAGAGATTTTTAATGCAAATTGACCCATCTTTTCTACTCTGGCGCCCTCTCAAAATCTCTATCAAGGTGCGCTAATGTCTATTGGTGTTCTCCTTGTTAACCTAGGGACCCCAACCTCTTCAGCCCCTTCCGATGTTAAACGTTACCTCACTGAATTTCTCACCGATGGACGGGTGATCGACCTTCCCCCTTTAAAGCGGAACCTCCTTGTGAGGGGAATCATCGTTCCCAAACGGTATAAAGAGTCGGCAAAGCTTTACCAATCGATATGGACCAAGGAAGGGTCTCCCTTACTTGTCTATGGCAAAAAAGTAGAGGCTCTTCTTCAGGAAAAGCTCGGTGAGGCCTACCAAGTAAAACTTGCGATGCGCTACCAAACCCCGTCGATCGAAGAGGGGTTAAACGCCTTAAAGGTAAGCAAAAAACTCATCATTCTTCCTCTCTTTCCTCAGTATGCTTCCGCGACAACCGGCTCGGTTCACCAAAAGGTTTTCGACATCCTTTCCAATTGGGAGGTGATCCCCGAAGTTCGCTTTATCGATCAATATGCGAGCCACCCCACCCTCATCGATGCTTTTTGCGCGAGGGGGAAAGAGTATGACCTCGAAAGTTATGATCACATTGTCTTTAGTTATCATGGCCTTCCAGAAAGACAACTCCGCAAAGCCGATCAGACCGGAACCTGCCTAAAAACCACCGACTGCTGCCAGAAAAATCCTCGCTGCTATGCCGCCCAATGCCTTGCCACAACAAAGGCCATTGTAAAGCGGCTTTACATCTCCCCGGAAAAGTGGAGTCACTGTTTTCAGTCGCGGCTTGGCAAAGACCCTTGGATCAAGCCTTATACCGGCCCTGTTCTCCAGTCTCTTGTCGAAAAAGGGGCGAAGCGGGTCCTTGTTTTTTGCCCTGCATTTGTGGCTGATTGTTTAGAGACGCTTGAGGAGATTGGGAGTCAATATCGCAAAGAGTTTACTGAAGCAGGAGGGGAGGTTCTCGACTTGGTCCGAGGGCTCAATGACCACCCCAAATGGATCGACACCCTAGAGGAATTAGTGAGGTGATGGTGTGTTTAGCGGACAGCTCACCGCGTTCGTTTCTGTGCCCTCCGGGCTTGAACTCACGTCAGTTCGCGGGGGAAGAAAAAAAACTCTCCAGTGAACGGACATGGCTTCGAAGCCGGAGGCGGAGAAAAGCCGTGCCGTGAGCTGTCCGCGGCTTCAAGATGGTTGTGTAAAATCGGCATGAAGGAGGGGTGGATCAGTGCTTCGCACGGCCCCCCGAGGAAGGTCGATTTGGCTTGCCAGATTGAAGCTCAAGGGGCAGCGGGGGCGCCAGCCCCGACAGGTCTATATATGGATAAATGGATTTTTCAACTGGTTAATTTCTTAAATTTTCTCTTGCACAAACCGTCAATTAACTAACTAAGGAGCTGGGCAAAAATAACTTATACATTTCTGCAACCATAACATCTTCATCTGCTTTGTTGCAACTCCTTGAAAGCTAATAAGCTTCCTGCGGATTTGCGCCGCGCAGCTAAAGCGCTATGGCACCAGAAATGCATGAGTTATTTTTGCCCAGCTCCTAATTGATCTGTTTGGAGAAAAGGGTGATGGTGCTTAAGGGGGTGTTCGGCCCCTCATTAGCCATGTACTTAAGGAGGTCGCCTGCTTGAGGATCAAACCAAAGATCAGCATGCCAAAACATCTTCTTGAAGCCGGTCAGGGTGAGCTTCACCCGGAGAGCCTCATAGGTTTTGCCATGAATTTCTAAGGTCTCATACCGCTGCTTCGTCGCAACCATATTGTGGAGGCTCATCTTCTTGGGATGGACAATCGAGAAGGTAAACGATCGATTGTCAGAGTGGATAAAAGGCTTGAAACAGAAATCAAACTCCTGAACCCAAGCATTATTCCCAATGTGGAACTCCCTCACACTCTTTTCCCCATTAACCTCTTGAGTGGCAATCAGGTGAGCCCCATCTCTTAAAACGGTATAGGTATTGCTTTGATTCTTGATCGCATAGGTAAAACACTGGGTGACCCGCTCCGGAGTGGCGATGATCTTTGTTTGACCTGTGAGGCTTTCCCCTATAATGTGGAGCATATCGTCACTCTTTTTGAGATCAAGTGTCCAGGTTGTTTTTGAGGTCCGCCCCTCCAAATCTTTGTTATAGATATAGGTGACCTCGGCAAAAAGACTCGAACAGACAAGTAAAAAAACGATGATTTTCATATTTTCGGTGTATAACACCTTGCGCTTTTTTTGTCCTCTATCTAAAATGAGTTATCTATTTGGAGGTATTATGAAATATCTATTTGGACTGCTTTTATGCATGTTTTCTCTATTTGCTAAAGAACAAGGAGACACTATGGCAAAGACCCACCCGATTATCGTGATGGAAACCACTCAAGGAACCATCGAACTGGAACTTAGACCTGACGTTGCCCCTAAGGCCTGTGAAAATATGATAAAACTTGCTGAACAAGGGTACTATAATGGGATTATCTTCCACCGTGTCATTCCAAAGTTTATGATTCAAGGTGGAGACCCCACCGGAACAGGACGGGGCGGCGAGTCGGTTTGGGGAAAACCCTTTGCTGACGAATGCACCCCAAGCCTCACCTTTAGCGAAGAGGGACTCCTTGCTATGGCCAATGCCGGCCCAGGGACCAACGGAAGCCAGTTCTTCATCACCACAGCTGAAACCCCGTGGCTCAATGGAAACCACACCATTTTCGGGAAGGTGGTTAAGGGCTACGATATTGTCCAAAAGATCGAAAAGGTCGAAACAGGAATGGGCGACAAACCTGTCAAAGAACAGAAAATCATCAAGATGTATGTAAAGAAATGAAAATAGCGCTCATCGGTTATGGAAAGATGGGGCGGGCGGTCCATGAGATCGCCCGAGAAAGGGGGCACGAGTGCTCTTTGATCTATCATCCAGATGCAGATGTGTGTATCGACTTTACCGAGCCAGGAGCGGTCCGGGGAACGCTCGAGCTCCTCGCTCCAGCCAAGACCCCTTGGGTCCTCGGCACAACCGGATGGAGCCAGGAAGAGGTTTTGCCCCTTGTTCGAGAGAGAGAAATCCCTCTTCTGTATGGCCCTAACTTTTCTTTCGGTATCGCCCTTTTCCGCCGTCTCGTTCGGACAAGTGCGGCGCTCATGGGAGAGCGGTATCGGGTCAGCGGTACCGAAATCCACCACACCGAAAAAAAAGATGCCCCTTCCGGAACAGCCTTAAAGCTCATGGAAGACATTTCAGGCCTCTCCTTTGATAGTATTCGGGAAAATGGGGAGGTAGGAACCCACCAGATCACCTTTGACTCGGAAGAGGATCAGATCGAGCTCACCCACCAGGCAAAAAGTCGGATGGGCTATGCAAAAGGGGCCGTCTTGGCTGCCGAATGGCTTGCCGACAAGGGGGGAGTCTTTACCTTTGACGATTATATAGAAGAGGCAATGCAAGGATGTTTAAAGGCGTCATCACCGCTTTAGTTACCCCTTTTAAGGAGGGCCATCTCGATGAACAGGGCTTTCGAGAAAATATCTGGTTTCAGCTCGAAGAGGGAGCCGATGCTCTCCTCGCGCTGGGAACTACCGGCGAAGGGGCCACCCTCACCCCAGGAGAGCGGAAACGGGTCATTGAAATTCTTGTCGAAGAAAGCAAAGTTCCCCCCCTAGTGGAAGTGGGCGACAACTCGACAGCCCGCGCGGTTACCAAAATCCAAGAGGCGGAAAAGATGGGGGTCCAAGGGGTTTTGGCAATCGCTCCTTATTACAACCGCCCCACCCAAGAAGGACTCTTTCGCCACTTTGAAATCCTCGCTGCTGAAAGCTCTCTTCCTATAATCCTCTATAACCAGCCTAAGCGGACCGGCGTCTCGTTTACCGTAGAAACGCTTACCCGCTTAGCTGAAATTAAAAATATCGTCGGGATTAAAGATGCCTCGGGTTCGATCCCCTTTGCTGCGGCAGTAATGCACGCCTTGCCCAACTTTCTTTTTTTTGCGGGAGATGATCTGATGGCTCTTCCCCTCATGACAATTGGCGCTACAGGTGTGGTGTCGGTCCTTAGTAATTTAATGCCCCAAAAGATGTCTGAAATGGTCCGCACGCAAGACCGCAATCTTTACCGCGAGCTCTATCCCTTTATGGCCTTTTCTCAAGTCGAAACCAATCCCATTCCGATTAAAGCCATGATGGAGAAAGCAGGTCTTGCAGCAGGGGAGTGTCGCCTTCCCCTAACCCCTTTAAGTTCCGAGAATCAACAAAAAGTAGAAGCATGGATAAACTCTCAGTTGGTCTCTTAGGAGGAAGGGGCCTCGTTGGGCAAACCTATGTCAAACTTCTTGAAGAGCACCCCCTTTTTAAGCTTGCCTTTATGCCAAGTCGCGAAGAACTTCCCGATGTAGAAAAAGCAAAAGGGTGCGCCCTGATTTTTTCAGCACTTCCCAATGAAGCAGCAGAAAAGATCGATCCCCTTTATGCGGCGGCTGGCTTTCCCGTCTTT
This region includes:
- the hemH gene encoding ferrochelatase, which encodes MSIGVLLVNLGTPTSSAPSDVKRYLTEFLTDGRVIDLPPLKRNLLVRGIIVPKRYKESAKLYQSIWTKEGSPLLVYGKKVEALLQEKLGEAYQVKLAMRYQTPSIEEGLNALKVSKKLIILPLFPQYASATTGSVHQKVFDILSNWEVIPEVRFIDQYASHPTLIDAFCARGKEYDLESYDHIVFSYHGLPERQLRKADQTGTCLKTTDCCQKNPRCYAAQCLATTKAIVKRLYISPEKWSHCFQSRLGKDPWIKPYTGPVLQSLVEKGAKRVLVFCPAFVADCLETLEEIGSQYRKEFTEAGGEVLDLVRGLNDHPKWIDTLEELVR
- a CDS encoding peptidylprolyl isomerase — translated: MAKTHPIIVMETTQGTIELELRPDVAPKACENMIKLAEQGYYNGIIFHRVIPKFMIQGGDPTGTGRGGESVWGKPFADECTPSLTFSEEGLLAMANAGPGTNGSQFFITTAETPWLNGNHTIFGKVVKGYDIVQKIEKVETGMGDKPVKEQKIIKMYVKK
- a CDS encoding HPP family protein; amino-acid sequence: MFFVNNVYGGREPYRVQPIERDRSKDDRPRQQFQDEDEEETRENFLKASKKLYKKKSVVTIAEIMSKKLVELEEGLSLKEAWERIKGHKIKHFPLVNSEGKLLGMLTEGEILRELQEGGKKTLKELVSEHTLCADPETEVSEAIQVFTDHSIEAVPVVDAKEKVVGILTQNELLQTMIKMTHIFPK
- the dapA gene encoding 4-hydroxy-tetrahydrodipicolinate synthase, with translation MFKGVITALVTPFKEGHLDEQGFRENIWFQLEEGADALLALGTTGEGATLTPGERKRVIEILVEESKVPPLVEVGDNSTARAVTKIQEAEKMGVQGVLAIAPYYNRPTQEGLFRHFEILAAESSLPIILYNQPKRTGVSFTVETLTRLAEIKNIVGIKDASGSIPFAAAVMHALPNFLFFAGDDLMALPLMTIGATGVVSVLSNLMPQKMSEMVRTQDRNLYRELYPFMAFSQVETNPIPIKAMMEKAGLAAGECRLPLTPLSSENQQKVEAWINSQLVS
- a CDS encoding MFS transporter, which gives rise to MDQKTSFTRFLPFLILISFVSFLNILARVIFPALSPYICEEMNLCHGDTGNLFFVLSVGFAITLFGSQFLSSKISHKMTVIFSILSTGFALVLTSYAESFQFFRFCLFLVGLCSGFFIPSAVAMIRNATPEGHLGKAFGIFATAQSVAFIFGPVIVQNTIGLFTWQQILNGSGLISSLISIVLFFLIRQGNERGEPITLNFAKNVFSWPSFWILIVLLCVANGLNIGIYNMAPDYFQRHGLIDKGAVYKLIIIARILSFGTAIAAGILADRFGLKRSMVLAFVFCGILTSMMGTMTPSGSLLLFTLQSPMAACLMPLIHFAVATIVPPEKNAAIVSISAPFGFLMGAGVLPQLLGFLGDFNLYEQGFVLFGFTALLSGVLFNTNAVYKHVAFSQAKSAESAPG
- a CDS encoding 4-hydroxy-tetrahydrodipicolinate reductase, which translates into the protein MKIALIGYGKMGRAVHEIARERGHECSLIYHPDADVCIDFTEPGAVRGTLELLAPAKTPWVLGTTGWSQEEVLPLVREREIPLLYGPNFSFGIALFRRLVRTSAALMGERYRVSGTEIHHTEKKDAPSGTALKLMEDISGLSFDSIRENGEVGTHQITFDSEEDQIELTHQAKSRMGYAKGAVLAAEWLADKGGVFTFDDYIEEAMQGCLKASSPL